In Truepera sp., the sequence TCACCCCAAGGAAGCCCTTACCGAGGGTGAGGAGGTGGAGGCGATGATCCTCAAGATCGATATCCAGCAGCAGCGGATATCGCTTGGCCTCCGCCAGACGCAGCCCGATCCTTGGAGCAGCCTGCCCGACCGTTACCCGCCCGGCACCGAGATCACCGGCCCCATCACGGGCATCACCGACTTCGGCGTGTTCATGGAGATCGAAGAGGGCATCGAGGGCCTGGTGCACATCTCCGAGCTCTCGCACGATCACATCGAGAACATCAACGAGCACTTCAAGAAGGGCGACGAGATCACCGCGGTCATCCTCAACATCGACCCGGTAGAGCAGCGCGCCAGCCTCTCGCGCAAGCGCATGCTGCCCTTCACGCCCGAGAACGCGGCGGAGTTCGGCGGCAACCAGCCCGCCGGCGGCCCCAGCCGTGGCGCCTACGCGCAACCGGCCGGCGCCGGAGCCAGCCGCGGCCGCCGTGGCCGCCGCAGCCGCGACATCGACTACGACTACAGCTACGTGGCCGACGCCGCCGGCAGCAAGACGACCACCAAGCTCGGTGACGTGTACGCCGACCTCTTCGCCCAGTTCGGCCTCGGAGACACGAAGACTGACTCCGAAGCCGAAGGCGGAGATACGCAGGAGGCGGTCGCCGAAACCGACACCCCGGAGAAGGCCGACAAGCCCGCGCCCGTCGCCGAGTCCGCGCCCGCTCCAGTCGCCAAGCCCGCGCCCGCCCCGGTCGCCAAGGCCGAGCCCGAGGAACACGTCGATCCCGAGAACGCCATCGACGCCACCGAGGCCGCCGCCATGCTCACCGCTGCCTTCAGGCAGGGCAAGCGTCCTAGCGCGGCGGAAGCCGAGGCCACGGCCGACGCCGAAGCCCAGGCGGGCAGCGACGCCGCCCACGACGAGGCCGAAACGGGAGCAGCATCCGAGGCAACGGCTCAGGAAGAAGCCGAGGACGCCTACGACCACGCCACGGAGGCCGACTTCGGCTCCGACGACGAGGACCAACACGGGTAAGGCCGGCTAGGCCGCGTACCCCTCCAGGCACCTACCGTCCCGCGCCCTGCAAAGAGCGCGGGACGGTTCTCTTGCGCCACCCCAACTACGCGCGACTGCGCCGCGCGTTGGTAGCGTGCGCCCCATGCTGGCCGACGCGCGCGTTCCCCTCTCGATCCTCGACCTCGCGCACTTGGGCACCGGCGTCAGCTCGAGCAAGACCCTCGCCAACTCCGTGCGCCTTGCCCAGCGGGCCGAGGAACTTGGCTACGAGCGCGTGTGGTACGCCGAGCACCACGGCATGCGCAGCATCGCCAGCTCGGCGCCCGAGGTGCTCATCGCCAACACGGCCGCCGCCACGAGCACCATCCGCGTCGGTTCCGGCGGCATCATGCTCCCGAACCACGCGCCGTTGCGCATAGCCGAGGCGTTCCAGACCCTCGAGGCCCTGCACCCCGGGCGCATAGACCTGGGCATCGGAAGGGCACCCGGATCCGACCGCGCCGCCATGGCCGCCATGCGCCCCTTCGACGCCCAGCAGTTCCCGGCGCAGCTCCACGAGCTCTTCTCGCTCTCGAGAGGCGGCTTCCCGCCAGGCCACGCCTTCCACGGCGTGAGGGCGTCACCGGCCGACGTCGCCCTGCCGCCGGTCTGGCTGCTGGGCTCCAGCGGCGCCAGCGCCGCCTTCGCGGGGAGCCTCGGCCTCGGTTACGCCTTCGCCGGGCACTTCAGCGAAGCGCCCGCCGCCTCGGCCATCACGGCGTACCGCGAAGCGTTCGTTCCCTCGGACGCCTTCCCCACCCCGCACGCCATCCTCGCCCTGTCCGTCATCTGCGCGCCCAGCGACGAGGAGGCAGAGTTCCTCGCCGGCTCGCTCGACCTCGCGTGGCTCCGCATGCGGCGCAACGAGTTCGCGCCGGTGCCGACGCCCGAGGAGGCGGCCGCCTACGACTACGACGCTCAAGAGCGCGCGTTCATCATGGAGAATCGCCGCAAGCACGTGCTGGCTTCGCCCGCCACCGTGGCGGCGCGCTTGGCGGAACTGCAGGGGCAGGCCGGCGCGAACGAGCTCATGATCTCGACCATGGTCCATTCGCACGAGGCGCGCCTCAGGAGCTTGGAGCTGCTGGCGGCCGCCTGGTAACCGCCCGCCGGCCACTTTGCGGCGGCTTGTGGGCGCCCGAACGGCTGGGCCATCGCAACCGCTTGCCTCGGGCGCGAGCCCCTTGGGCATGGGTTGTGCCGACGGTCACCGCTCCAGCGCCCGCGTTGTCGTCATGCTTGGCGCAACACAGGCTCTTACATGGCCGGCCTCGTTTCACCCGAATCCGGCCCACTCGTGCTGCGTGCGCCTCGCCAACGGACCGCTCCTTGGAGGCACCATGTTCCGTTTCCGCAGCTTCCTGCCTTTCGCTTCCGCGCTTGCCATCTTCCTGGCCGCCTGCTCGCCGCCCCCGGTGGCGAAGCCGCCTTACATCGATCTCGCCACCAACCAGCCGGCATCCGTGGTGATCGGCCAGCCCGACTTCACGCCCACCTCCGAGACAGACATGACGCGCTCGTTCACCAGTACCTACGGCCGCCCGCTACTCTTGAACGGCGTGTTGTACCTGCCCGACTACGGCGCAGGCCGCGTGATGGGCTACCTCGGCGTGCCCACGGCCAACGACGCGGCTGCCGACTTCGTGCTCGGCCGCGACGGCTTCGACGACTTCGCCCCCGGACCGGCATCGGCCCGCCGGCTGGGTGGGCCCCAGTCACTGGCCACCGACGGCACGCGCGTGTTCCTGAGCGACTTCGGTTTCAACCGGATCCTGGCCTACGACACCGCCCCAACCACCACTTACGCGCTGGCCGACTACGCGATCGGGCAGCCGGACCTCACGTCGGGCGGTCCGGGCTGCTCGGCCACCTCGCTCGACGAGCCGGAGGGCATGTACGCGCATGGCGGCAAGCTCATGGTGGCCGATTCGACCAACAACCGCGTCCTGATCTGGAACACCATCCCCCTCGACGGCATGACGCCGCCGGACGTCGTGCTCGGCCAGGCCTCGTTCGCCACCTGTGCCCTGAACGACGACGCCCAGTCGGGCTTAGGCGGCGCCGCGCCCACCGCCCGCACCCTGTACTACCCCACGGGAGTGTGGACCAACGGTCAGCTCCTCGTGGTGGCCGACGCCGGCAACAACCGCGTGCTCATCTGGACCGGCTTCCCGACCGCTAGCTTCACTCCGGCCGACCTCGTCCTCGGGCAAGTCGACTTCGGCTCCGACGCCGCAAGCGCGGCGGCGAGCGGCCTCGACGCCTTTCAGTCCGTCCACGGCAACGGCACGCAACTCTTCGTTGCCGACACGTACAACAACCGCGTGTTGCTGTGGAACGCCATGCCGACGACCAACGGCCAACCCGCCGACGCCGTGCTCGGCCAGCCCGACCTGGTTTCGGCACTGCCCAACGGCGGCGCGCTGTCGGCCACGGCCCGCGGGTTCGACCACCCGACCGGCGTTTATGCCATCGGGAACAGGCTTCTGGTGGCCGACAACCATAACCACCGGTACCTGATCTTCGAGGGGGGAACCACGCCCTAGCCGGGCGGCTCGGCCGCGGTGCTCGCAGGCCCGTTCTCGGCCCTGCACAGCCGTGATGTGCGGAAGAACATTGCGAGCCGCCCGGCTCCAAAGGTATTGCTGCAATGCAAGCTGTGCGTCCGCAACGACGTCAACCAGGAACGCGGCGAAACTCCAAGGCAGCTTGCCACCGCCCTGGGAAACCATTCGGAGGTCAAATGCGCAAGCTTAGACGAGCCCCCGCACTTCTCGCCGTTCTCGCTCTCATCCTCGCCGCCTGTTCCACGCCGCCGGCGGAGAAGCCACCGTTCATAGACCTCACCAGCAACCAGGCCGCATCGGTGGTCATAGGGCAGCCGGACTTCACGTCGGCGTCCGAGGCCGACGTCACGCGCCTGTTCTCCAGCCCTTACGGCCGGCCGTTACTTCTGAACGACGTCCTCTATCTCCCCGATTACGGCAAGGACCGGGTCATGGGGTACCTCGGCGTTCCGACGACCAACGGCGCGGCCGCGGATTTCGTACTGGGCCGCGACGGCTTCAATGATTCGGCCAGCGCCCCGGTCTCGGCAAGCCGGATGGATGGGCCGCAGTCGCTGGCGACCGACGGCACCCGGCTGTTCCAACTCGAGTACGGCTCGAACCGCATTCTCGTCTACGACACCCCTCCCACCACGACCTACCCGCCGGCCGAGCACGTGATCGGGCAGACGGACTTCGTGACTGACTCGAGCGACTGCACGGCCACCAAGTTCGATTCCCCCGAGGGCATGTACATCCAGGGCGACAAGCTCATCGTGGCCGACTCCAGCAACAACCGCGTCATGATCTGGAACCAGATCCCGGCCGACGGCACCACCCCCGCCGATATCGTGCTGGGCCAGAACGCGTTCGACACCTGCGCCGCGAACGACGACGCCCAAGTCGGAACGGACGGCCCTGCGTCCACCGCCCGGACCCTGGACTATCCCACCGAAGTCTGGACCGACGGCAAGATCCTGATCGTGGCGGACGCCGACAACAACCGCGTGCTCATCTGGAACACCTTCCCCACGTCCAACTTCGCTCAAGCCGATGTCGTTCTCGGCCAAGCCGGCTTCGGCACGAACGCTCCCGGCGTCGGGGCAAGCAAACTCGACTACCCACAGTCCCTCCACAG encodes:
- a CDS encoding LLM class flavin-dependent oxidoreductase; this translates as MLADARVPLSILDLAHLGTGVSSSKTLANSVRLAQRAEELGYERVWYAEHHGMRSIASSAPEVLIANTAAATSTIRVGSGGIMLPNHAPLRIAEAFQTLEALHPGRIDLGIGRAPGSDRAAMAAMRPFDAQQFPAQLHELFSLSRGGFPPGHAFHGVRASPADVALPPVWLLGSSGASAAFAGSLGLGYAFAGHFSEAPAASAITAYREAFVPSDAFPTPHAILALSVICAPSDEEAEFLAGSLDLAWLRMRRNEFAPVPTPEEAAAYDYDAQERAFIMENRRKHVLASPATVAARLAELQGQAGANELMISTMVHSHEARLRSLELLAAAW